Sequence from the Candidatus Phytoplasma solani genome:
AATTAATTTTGATTTCAAAGGAATATATGCGGATAGTTTACAATTTTTACAAATTGAATTTTATCCAAATGCTAATTTAAGACGCATTCAATGTTTTTCTTGTAGGTCAGATGTTGAAAACAAAGATTTTACTTATGATTTTTATGATGAAAATAATCCTAAAGCAATTAAAGTTTGTTCTTTTACTTTAGTTCCAAAAGTTTTTAAATATTTAAAAGCAATTGGCAATATTTTACAACATGAATATTTTATCCCTATTATGGATGTTGATGAAGAAATAACTTATAATTTAATGTCAACTAAAACTTTATATACAAAATTAACCAAAGGAGAAATAAAATGAAAAAATTTAAAGAAATCGAAAACCAAATCAAAAAATTAAAATCAAAAGTCAAAGAGTATGAAAAATGGTCCCAAGAATGCACATCAGCAGTACCACGATATAAAGCAACAGCCCAATATCTAAAAACTGTAATTCAAGCAAACCTAGTAGAAGCGCAAGAACATGAATCCCAAGCTCAAAAACTCACATCAAAAGTCCAAGAAATGAAAGAAAAAATCCAACAACTCAAAAACAAAATATCAAAGGAGAACCCAAAAAAATGGATACTTTAAAAATCGCATCATTGAGTTTTGTAATGCAAATAATTACATTTCTAACATGTGGACTAATTATGTGTTACCAACCAACTTTAGAAATGCTTATTATTTTAACAACAAACACATTAACAATGTTTTTGTTTGTTGTTGGTTTTCCACTTATTTTAAACAAAAAAGAAAAAACCAAAATAAAAGGAGAATAAAAAAACATATGAGCGACGCCATGACTGAAATTAACCGCGGGACTTACTTCAAGGACCGCAGCAAATTAAAACCCAAAACTAAAAATAATAATAAATCAAACAAAAAGGAGAAAACCAAATATGACAAAAAAAGAATTAATTAAAAAAATAGCTAAGGCAAACAAAACCTCAATAACCCAAACCGAAGAATTTTACAACTCATTCGAGAATGCAATAATTAAAGCAATCACTACTAACGAAGAAGTAGTTTTATCACCTCAAATTGGCAAATTCATCTTAAAATCAAGAAAAGCCCAAATCGGCCACAACCCACAAACTGGGGAAAAAATCCAAATCCCCGCCAAAACAGTAGTAACTTTCAAACCATCTAAAACCATCAAAGATAAAGTCAAAAAATTAAAATTAAAATAAAAGGAGAATAAAACTATGAGTGATGGAATAACCGAAGCATATCGTGGAACCTATCAAGACCGTTCCCAAATAACCAAAAAGAAAAAGATAATCAAAACCAAATAACTTTAAAACAATTAAGTCCCCAAAAGGGACTTTTTTTATACCCAACATTAACAAAATTAACCAAAGGAGAACCCAAAAAAATGGATACTTTAAAAATCGCATTATTTAGTTTATTAATGCCAATAATTACACTTCTAACATGTGGACTAATTATGTGTTACCAACCAACTTTAGAAATGCTTATTATTTTAACAACAAACACATTAACAATGATTTTGTTTGTTGTTGGTTTTCTACTTATTTTAAACAAAAAAGAAAAAAACCAAATAAAAGGAGAATTAAAAAATGAATAACAAAAAAAGTTCAGCACCAAGCATTATAATTTTATTAATTTTAATAATTAGTGGTGGCATTGGTTTTTATTTTTGGATGAACCAAACACCAAAACCCGAAACCCCACAAACCACCCAACAACCCAGACCAACCCCAAACACACCTCTCACACCCACCACGTACGGCACCTCACCCCACAAATCAGAAAAAGGCGACACAGGACCACAAGGACCGCAGCAAATTAAAACCCAAAACTAAAAACAATAAATAATCAAAGGAGAATTAAAAAAATGCAAAAAGCAAAAGAATATCAAACAATTAATTACCGATCCGATGGAACAATTAAATCTATAATTGAATTTAACCCATCCACTGGCAAACAAGTTAAAGCCACTATTTTTCAACAAGACGGAACAACTGTTGATTCTATAATTGAATTTAACCCATCCACTGGCAAACAAGTTAAAACAACTATATACCAACCCGACGGAACAACTGTTGATTATATAACTGAATTTGACCCATCCACTCGCAAAATAGTTAAAGCCACTATTTTTCAACAAGACGGAAAAACTATTGATTATATAATTGAATCTGACCCAAACACTGGCAATGTATTTAAATCAACTTATTACCAACAAGACGGAACA
This genomic interval carries:
- a CDS encoding DUF2963 domain-containing protein, translated to MQKAKEYQTINYRSDGTIKSIIEFNPSTGKQVKATIFQQDGTTVDSIIEFNPSTGKQVKTTIYQPDGTTVDYITEFDPSTRKIVKATIFQQDGKTIDYIIESDPNTGNVFKSTYYQQDGTTVDFISDFDPSTGELVKTTFYQSDGTISDIINY
- a CDS encoding HU family DNA-binding protein, which translates into the protein MTKKELIKKIAKANKTSITQTEEFYNSFENAIIKAITTNEEVVLSPQIGKFILKSRKAQIGHNPQTGEKIQIPAKTVVTFKPSKTIKDKVKKLKLK